The sequence below is a genomic window from Ruminiclostridium josui JCM 17888.
CCTGCATTGGCTTGGGAAAAACTAGATGAGAGAGTTCAGAGGGATTTTGACAAATATTCAAGAAAGCAATATAAAAATTCACTGAATGATTTACTTCCACAAAAGTTTATTCCCGTAATTATAAAGTTATCTGAAATCAATCCTGAGAAGCCTGTACATCAAATTACAAAGGAAGAAAGAAGAAGACTTGTCACACTGCTTAAAAGCCTAAAAATGACTATTATCGGGGCAAGACCAATTAAGGAAGCTATAGTTACAGCCGGTGGAGTAAAAACAAGTGAAATAAATCCATCAACAATGGAATCTAAAAAGATAAGTGGTTTATTCATGGCAGGAGAGGTAATAGATGTTGACGCTTACACAGGAGGCTTTAATTTGACAATTGCCTTTTCAACAGGCTACATTGCAGGACTAAATTGCTAAAACATTAAGTAATTTTGGGAAATTATGTGTATTTGGCCGAAAGTTTGTACATATTATCAGTAAATAAACAAATTGAGGCTTGATATATATGAAAATTAATCTAAAAAGAAACAACGGCAAAGACACTCAAACAGATAAAAGTGCATTTTTAGAAAAAATACTGTTTCGTACTTGTATTATATTTTTTATAGTACTTATATCTGTTCAGATTATACTTTCAATGCCTTCAGTCCGGATGCGACTGAACATTACGGATAAATCTGTAGGGATACCTCTTGGAAGTGACGAATACCTCTATGGAAGAGGAATGGTGACTTTGGAAATGATTGCTGAAGAGCCGGATCCGCAAACTAAAATACTGGTGAATGGTGAACAGGTTGCAGGATTTGACAAGATAGAAATACCAATTAATGTAAACGATGGAGATGTCATTGAGATAGACGGTAGTGAAAGCCAAGTGAACCACATGGTAAAGGTTAAGAATGCTTCATCCAACATAAATAATAAATGTATAAATGCGATTGTAAATACTGAACATAATATTAAGAAATTGGTAAAAATTCAGTTTAATTAATTGGTTTGTGTATTTGACAAAATTAACTTAATTATTGTTTTATATTAGAAAAACCTATATAATTTAATGTATAGGTTTTTATTGACTTAAAACTCCTTATAAGGCAAAAAATGTTACAATTATAGATCTTTTGAGATGAAAAAATAATTATATAAAATTATTATTAGTCGCACTATGGCTAGCGGAGGTTTTGATATGGTTAATGAAGGATTTGGAAGCAAAGAAATAGCAAGTGCAGCAATAAGAATTGCACTAACCAATGACAGGGCAACTGAAAAGAAGCTTCAGCAAGAATTTATGCAAACAGGAATTAGTACTGCTGCTGTTGACTACGGTGGGGAGTTTATTTCATCGGTAATGAAGATTGTGGAGAGAGCAGTTGTATCCTCAAAACGTGAAGGAGTAATTAGCGAAAGTCATGCAGAGCAGGGGGCAGTTGCAGGTGCAACAAGAGAGGCCATATCGCAGATTATGCCAAAAGCAATAGGTCTGAATGTCGGCGGAAAAATCGGAATAGCAAGGTATAAGGACCATGTAAGTGTTGCCGTGTTTTTCGGTATTGGACTTCTGAATTTAAATGAGGTTTCAATAGGACTAGGACATAGAGCAGTATAAGTTTATAAATACCAATTTACAAGGAGAGAACAATGGCTGTAAGAGCGATAAGAGGGGCAATAACCGTAACAGAAAATACAAAAGAGTCAATTTGGGAAGGAACAAAAGAGCTTCTTGCAGAAATAATAGAAAGAAATTCTTTAGAAAATAAAGATATAATAAGTGTAATATTTACTGTTACACAGGATTTGAATGCAACTTTTCCGGCAGTAGCTGCAAGGCAAATAGGTTGGAATGACATTCCACTTATGTGTACAAGCGAAATCAATGTTCCGGGCAGTTTGGAGAAATGTATACGGGTGCTGATACACATTAATACTGAAAAGAGTAATATAGAAATTAATCATGTTTATCTCAAAGGGGCTCAGGTATTAAGACCTGACTTAGTTGAGTAGTAGTAGACATAAGATAAATACAATAAAAGAAACGGAATGATAAGAATGCCAAAAAGCATAGCAATAGATGGTCCGGCAGGCGCCGGAAAAAGTACAATTGCCAAAAAGGTTTCAGCGGAGCTTGGGTTTATATATCTTGATACTGGAGCAATGTATAGGGCAGTAGCCTTGAAGGCAATAGAAAGTGGTGTTGACACCAAGGCAAGGGAAGATTTAATTAAAATAATAGATAATATAAATATAGCAATCACACATGATGACAATATCCAGAAGATTTTCTTGGATGGTCGTGATGTTTCAGAGGATATAAGAACGGGAGAAGTATCTGCCGGTGCCGCAAACGTGGCAGCTATAAAAGAAGTAAGACTAAAAATGGTTGAACTTCAAAGGAAGATTGCATCTGACAAAGATGTTGTTATGGACGGCAGGGATATAGGTTCATATGTACTGCCACAGGCAAATCTAAAGATATTTTTAACTGCAGATATTGAAGAAAGAGCTAAGCGGAGATATGAAGAACTGGTTTTAAAAGGGCAGCAGGTTAATTTGGATGATGTCAGAGAGGATATTCGCAATAGAGACAATAACGATATGTCAAGAGCTTTTGCTCCTCTGAAAAAAGTGCCGGATGCACTTGAGATAGATTCTACTTCCATGACAATTGATGAAGTAGCTGAGAGAATACTTTACTTCTATAAAAATTATGCAAGTAACTAAAATTGTGAGGTTGTTTTAATGGAACTGGTTATTGCAAAAACCGCTGGCTTTTGCTTTGGAGTAAATAATGCGGTTAATATAGTATATGATTTGGCAACAAATTCAGAACATAAAATATATACACTTGGACCAATAATTCATAATGAACAGGTAGTACAAAAACTTACAGAATATGGTGTTTCTACAATAAACAATCCGGAAGAGGCAGAAGCACCTGCAAAAGTTGTTATAAGAGCTCATGGTGTAGGTCCACAGGTAATTGAAAGATTGAAAACTCGGGGGCTTGAGGTAGTAGACGCTTCATGTCCTTATGTAGAAAAAATACATGACTTAGTTAACAAAAAGTACAAAGAAGGTTACCAGATAATTATTGCAGGTGACAAAACCCATCCTGAAATAATAGGAATAAACGGATGGTGCGATAACAGTGCTTTTATCATTGAAAACGAGGATAATGTTGATGATTTGCCGGATATAAAAAAAAAGATATGTATTGTTGCACAAACTACATTTATTCGTGATAAATGGGAAAAAATTATAAATAGATTAAATAAAAGGTTTGAAAATGTTTTAAAATTTGATACAATATGTAATGCGACAGACAAAAGACAAACTGAAGCAGAAAAAATTTCGAAAATAGTTGACATGATGTTGGTTATTGGCGGAAATAATAGTTCTAATACTAATAAACTTTATCAAATTTGCAAGGCAAATTGTGATAATACATTAAAAGTACAAACAGCCGATGATATTCCATCGGTTGATATAAAAAAAATTAAAAAAATTGGTATTACTGCAGGGGCGTCAACACCTGACTGGGTAATCAAGGAGGTTATTCATAAAATGAGTGAATTAAATAGACAGGATTTGGAAATGAGCTTTGCTGATGCTTTTGAAAGCTCACTTGTAACTTTGACTACGGGTCAGATTACAAAAGGTAAAATTATTGGATATAACCATAACGAAGTATTTATTGACATGGGGTATAAATCAGACGGAATAATTCCAATGCAGGAGTTTTCTGATGATCCGGACTTTAATCCTGAAAAATCACTTAAGGTTGGAGACGAGATTGACGTTTTTGTAGTACGTGTAAACGATGGTGAAGGCAACGTTCTTCTGAGCAAGAAGAGAGTTGATGCCGTTAAAGGCTGGGATATAATTGAAAGTGCATTTGAGAACAAACAGCCTATAAAGGTTAAAATTACTGAAAAGGTTAACGGCGGTGTAATAGGTAATGCTAGTGGGGTTAGAGTATTTATTCCTGCTTCACAGCTCAGTGACAGATTTGTTAAGGATCTTTCTGAATTTGTAAAACAAGTTTTACAGGTTGAGATTATAGAATTAAATAAGCAGAAAAGAAAAGTTGTGGGTTCAGCAAGAACTTTAATTGAAAAGAGCAAGGAAGCTGCATCCAATGAAATATGGAATAATATAGAAATCGGAAAAACTTACAAAGGTCAAGTTAAGAGTCTTATGGACTTTGGTGCTTTTGTAGATATTGGCGGAGTAGACGGACTTGTTCATCTTAGCGAACTTTCATGGAGCAAGATAAAGCATCCATCAGAGGTTGTTAATGTTGGAGATGAAATAATTGTTTCGGTACTGGATTTTGACAAGGAAAAGAAACGTATTTCACTGGGCTACAAGAAACAAGCAGACAATCCATGGGTTAAAGCTGTAGAAAAATATCAGGTAGGTAACGTAGTATCTGGTAAGGTTGTAAGACTTGTACCATTTGGTGCATTTGTTGAACTTGAAGAAGGAATTGACGGATTAGTTCATATCTCTCAGATTTCATCAGTTCGCTTAGGCAAACCTGGTGATGTTTTGACAGTTGGTCAGCAGGTTGAAGCAAAGGTAATTGAATTTGATGCGGAATCAAAGAAAATTAGCCTTAGCATAAAGGAAGTTAACCCAATTGATCCTGTAGGAGCAAAAAAGGAAGAAGGCCTTTCAGCAGCTGAAGAGGAAGAACTTCCAAAAGAACATATTGAAGATATGACTACTACAATTGGTGAGAGCATTAAAGGATAAAATTTTGACTATACTTTTCATATTAAATAGTTATAATAAAGGATGTACGTTGGTACATCCTTTATTTAAGTGTAAAAACATCATCATACCTCATTCAGAATATAATATTGTATAAAAAACGTAATAATAAACCAATGAGGAGGTTCCTATGGATTACGAAGGCTTTAAAGAAGAAATATTCAAAATGACTAAGATAAATCTTACTCTCTACAAAGAAAAGCAAATGAAAAGAAGAATTGATGCTCTAATAAGAAAGAATAATTATAATACATACAAGGATTATGTTCAAGCATTAAAAGATAATAAGGAATTGTTCAAAGAATTTATAAATTACCTTACGATAAATGTTTCTGAGTTTTACAGGAATCCCGACCAATGGTCAGTTTTAGAGAAAGAGATTTTTCCACTTTTGCTGAGCAAAAAAAAGAAGCTGACAATATGGAGTGCCGCATGTTCTACAGGAGATGAACCATATACCCTTGTTATGGTACTCAATAAACTTTTGCCTCTTAGCTCTATAAAGATACTAGCAACAGATATAGACATGGGTGCTATAGAAAAGGCAAAAGCTGGTATATATAATGCCAAAAGTGTCGAGAATTTACCACAGGAGTTTAAAAACAAGTATTTTACAATTTTGGGTGAGAGTTATAAAATAAAGGATGAAATAAAAAATTGCGTAGAGTTCAAACAGCACAATCTTTTAAGAGACCCTTATCCTACCAACATTGATTTAATAGTATGTAGAAACGTATTGATTTACTTTACAGAGGAAGCGAAAACAGAAATATACAAAAAATTCAATATGTCATTAAATCCTCAAGGTATACTTTTTGTAGGAAGTACGGAACAGCTTATAATGGCGAATAAGTACAATTTTAAGTCACTGAAGACATTTTTCTATATAAAGGACTCAGATAATTTTAATTATCCGGTTTAGAGTATTAATAGAAGCAAAAAAGAGTTTGAAATTATAATTCAAACTCTTTTGGTGCGGATAACAGGAGTTGAACCTGCATGAAATTGCTTTCACATGGACCTGAACCATGCGCGTCTGCCAATTCCGCCATATCCGCATGACTTAACTGCACTAGTATTTTACTATATGTTTTTTGATTTTTCAATAGGCAATATTTATTTTATGTGGATTATGGAGAATAACGGAGGTAATTATGAATAATAAGCTGGAACAGTTCAAGAAAGACGTTATAAATAAAAAGGTTGCTGTTATGGGAATAGGTATAAGTAATATTCCCTTAATTAAATATCTTGTAAATTTTGGTGTAGATGTAACTGCATTTGATAAATCACCAGAAGAAAAGCTTACAGATGCTTTCAATGAACTAAAAGGATTGCCTGTTAAATATAGTGTTGGGCCTGATTATCTTTCTGAGTTAAATGGATTTGATTTGATATTTCGTACACCGGGAATGAGACCCGATTTACCGGAACTAGTTCAGGCTGTAGAGAATGGTGCTGAACTTACATCAGAAATGGAAGTATTTCTAAAGTTATGTCCTGCACAGGTTTTTGCGGTTACAGGCAGTGATGGAAAAACCACTACGACTACCTTAATATATAAGATACTCACGGAAGAAGGTTATAATTGCTGGCTTGGGGGTAATATAGGGACACCTCTGCTAAGTAAAATAGATGATGTTGCAGAAACGGACAAGGTAGTATTGGAATTAAGCAGTTTCCAATTAATGACAATTAGAGACTGTCCGTCAGTTGCAGTTATTACAAACATAACTCCAAATCACCTTGATGTTCATAAGTCTTTACAAGAGTATATTGATGCTAAAAAGAACATATTTATTAATCAAAAGGAAAATGATAAGCTTGTTCTCAATTATGATAATGAAATCACAAGGAGTTTTAATTATGAGGCACGTGGGGAACATGTTTATTTTTCACGACTTAAAAATCTTGACGTAGGCGTTGTATATCAAGATGGCAAAATAATAGTTAAAAAAGAAAACAGCAGTACAGAAATTGTAGAAGGTGACAAAATTAAGATACCCGGAGTTCATAACATAGAGAATTACATGGCTGCAACTGCAGCGACTATAGATTATGTTAGACCTGAGACCATAGCAAAGGTTGCCGCTACATTTAATGGAGTTGAACATAGAATAGAATTGGTAAGGGAGCTTAATGGGGTAAAATTCTACAATAGTTCTATTGATAGCAGTCCTTCAAGAACAATAGCAGCATTAAAAACCTTCAAAAATAAAGTAATTCTTATTGCGGGAGGAAAAGATAAGGGAATACCATATGATTCCATAGGAGAAATTATCGACGAGAAGGTAAAATGTCTGTTGCTAATAGGAGCTACTGCTTCAAGAATCGAGGAAGCATATAAGAATTATCTCCAGCAAAGGGACATAGAAGATGAGATAAAAATTATTCATTGTGATAGTTACGAAGAAGTTGTTCAAAAAGCATATGAAGAAGCAAAACCAGGTGACTGCGTGATTCTATCACCTGCAAGCACAAGCTTTGATATGTTTAAAAATTTTGAACACCGTGGAAACGTATTTAAAGAATTGGTTAATAAGCTTAAATAGTTTGGGATTTAAAGGGGCTGTTGCAACAGCCTCTTTTCGTTTCAGACATTAGTCCGGTTTTTTCTCTGTAAGATTTTTCCAATAACGTTTTGGCATAAAATTCTTTTGAAGTTTAGGATTTATTCTATTCTTTATTGCTATATGCTTATAATAATTTTTCCAAAGTGCTTGGAATTTAAGTTCATCAGAGTGTAATTCAGGTATATTGGACAAATCCATATAGGAAAGAAGCATTTTTTTTGTGTTATACAAAGAAGCAATTTTACGTTTTGTATCATGAATTATCCAGTTCTGGTCAGAAAAGCGGTTTTTAAAGTGGGGAGATATGAAAGATATTATATTATGGTCAGGCTGGATTTTTGAATAATAAATACCACCTTCTAAAAGCTCAAAACGAATCAACCCCAGCATTCTATGACATTCAAGGCCTACTTTTCTGGCAGGAATCAGCACATCCAAAACAGTTTTGTCACCAAGCATACTGTCTATACGGCTGCCTATTTTAAAACCCATACGAATGTATTTTAAAATCCAAATTTCGCGACCTTCAATTTCGGAAAAAAAACATCTTTGAATATTTTCAAGACTTTCTGCTGAAATCTTGTGCAGTATTGCTTCTTCTACGGCCTTAGCCTTTATAATATCAGTAGTTATGGTTCTGTATTCGTCAATAAGATTTGGTTTATAGCAAAGGCTCGATTCAATATTTGAAACATCCTGCTTGTCATAATAATAATGATGAATTGCTGTCAAAAAGCAATCCCATGTTCCGTCATAAATGTATATCACTTAGCAAAAGCCTCCCATCCTGTGGTTGATTGAAATAGCTGAGCCATTGACGACTATTTGAAGGAGATTCTGTTAGAAGAAATTCTGACAAGCTTTCATCGGCTTCACTATCATTTACAAATGAAAATAATGACATTTGTCCTGCAACAGACTTTTTGCTTTTGGGCTGAAGTTTTGCACTTATCAAGGAGTCTTTTACAATAGCTTCGTTTGAACTGTAACTCTCATAAGTTTTACCCTGACAGGTTACAAAGTGTCCTGCACGTTTCAAAACTACTCCAATTCTTTTTAAGTTATCAAAAGTTAATCTACCGACTCTTCTGGCAGCAATAATTCTTTGTGCAGATTTAACACCTATACCAGGTACTCTCAAAAGCATTTCATATTCTGCAGAATTTACCTCTATGGGAAATAAATGCAAATTCCTTAAAGCCCAGTCAGCTTTAGGATCAAGCTCAGGATTAAAATTTGGATTAGTTTTGCTTAGTAATTCATCAGCTTCAAACCCATAAAACCTCAAAAGCCAGTCGGCCTGATACAATCTATGTTCACGTAAAAGGGGAGGCTTAATAAGAGCAGGAAGTCTGGGATCTGTGACTGTTGGTACAAAAGCCGAGTAGTAAACCCTCTTGAGGTTAAAATTGCTGTACAAGGCTTCTGAGAGTTTTAAAATGCTTAAATCCTTATCTGGTGTTGCCCCCACAATAAGTTGTGTACTTTGTCCAGCCGGTACAAAAGATTCGCTCTTCTTAAATAATCTCTTATTTTCTTTGGATTCGATTATTTTGTTGCTTATTTGATGCATTGGTTTTAGCAAAGCTTTTTTGGGCTTTTGAGGGGCAAGTACTTCAAGGCCTTTGTCAGATGGCAGTTCTATGTTTACGCTCATTCTGTCAACGTACATTCCGGCTTCGTTAATAAGCCTTTCATCAGCTCCGGGAATAGCTTTTATATGTATATAACCAAAAAATTTGTGTTGGGTACGAAGTTTTTTTACAATTTCAAGCATTAATTCCATGGTATGGCTTGGATTTTTTAAAACAGCGGAGCTTAAGAAAAGTCCTTCTATATAGTTTCTTCTATAAAAATTCATGGTAAGCTCTATAACTTCCTCAGCCGTAAAGCTGGCACGAGGCACGTCATTTGAAGACCTGTTTATACAGTATACGCAGTCGTAGATACATTCATTTGACAACAGAATTTTAAGCAGAGAAACACATCTTCCATCATCTGCCCATGTATGACATATTCCACATGCATGACTGTCTCCTACACCGTTTTTATTTTTTCTTGTCCCACCGCTGGATGAACATGAAACGTCATATTTCGCTGCATCTGCTAATATACCTAATTTTTCATTCAAGTCCATATTTGTTTTCCTCATAAGAATAATTTACTCAAAATTAAACTAATTTATCTGTTTTAATATAGTATAACATATTTTCTCATAGAAATCAAACGTATGTTCGAAATGATAATGATTGATATTTATATATTAAAGATATATAATATAAACCAACTCTGATACATTAGTAAGTTAAATTAGAATAATATTTATAAGCATTTACGGGAGGTATTAGCGTGAGAGCAGTAATAACAGTTATCGGTAAGGATAAAGTTGGAATAATTGCAGGTGTTAGCAACATATTGGCAGAGTGTAATGTTAATATACTTGACATATCCCAAACTATTCTCCAGGATGTATTTACTATGATAATGATTGTAGATATATCCAAATGCAGTATACCATTTCATGACATTTCTGATAAGTTAGAATCCAAGGGTGTTGAAATGGGGCTGAAAATACAGATTCAGCACGAAGATATTTTTAATTCAATGCATAGGATATGAGGTGAGCAATAATGTTAGGTCCTTTTGAAGTACTAGAAACCATAGAAATGATTCAAAAAGAAAATCTTGATATAAGAACAATTACCATGGGAATTTCATTAAGGGATTGTTGTCATTCCGATATAGATATTTCATGTAAGAAGATTTACGATAAGATAACCAAATATGCTGAAAAGCTTGTTGTTACCGGAGAAAATATAGAAAGGGAGTATGGTATCCCCATAATAAATAAAAGAATATCAGTTACTCCCATTGCTCTTGTAGCTGAAAGCTGTGAAAGTGACGAGTATGTGAAGTTTGCGGAAGCGCTGGACAAGGCTGCTCAAACTGTGGGTGTAAATTTTATAGGAGGATTTTCATCTCTTGTTCATAAGGGTTATACAGTAGGTGATAAGAGACTTATTCAATCTATTCCTGAAGCCTTAAGCCGAACAAAACTCGTTTGCTCATCTGTAAATGTTGCTTCTACAAAAGCTGGTATAAATATGGATGCCGTGGCTGAAATGGGCAGGGTTATAAAGAAATGTGCTGAATTGACCGCAGATAACGGAGCACTTGCATGTGCAAAGCTTGTTGTTTTTGCAAATGCTGTAGAAGACAATCCGTTTATGGCCGGTGCTTTTCATGGTATCGGAGAACCCGAATGTGTTATAAATGTTGGTGTAAGTGGACCCGGCGTTGTAAAATGTGCTTTGGAAAAGGTTAAGGGTGCGGATTTTGGAACTGTTTCTGAAACTATAAAGAAGACTGCTTTTAAGATAACAAGGATGGGACAGCTGGTAGCTCAGGAGGCATCCAGAAGGTTAAATGTTCCTTTTGGTATTGTTGATTTATCTTTGGCACCTACTCCTGCAATTGGAGACAGTGTTGCGTATATTCTTGAAGAAATGGGCCTTGAGAAGTGTGGAACTCATGGAACTACTGCGGCTCTAGCTCTTTTAAATGATGCAGTTAAAAAGGGAGGAGTAATGGCTTCTTCCTACGTTGGAGGTCTTAGCGGTGCTTTTATCCCTGTAAGTGAAGATGCTGGAATGATTAATGCAGCTCTTTCAGGGGCATTAACTCTGGAAAAGCTTGAAGCAATGACTTGTGTATGTTCAGTAGGACTTGACATGATTGTTGTTCCCGGTGATACTAGTGCCGAAACCATTTCTGCAATAATTGCAGACGAAGCTGCAATCGGTGTGGTGAATACAAAAACCACTGCTGTCAGAATAATTCCTGCTCCGGGTAAGAAGGTTGGAGATAAGGTTGAGTTTGGAGGGCTGCTGGGCTCAGGTCCTGTTATGAAAGTAAATCCTTTCAGTAGTAGTGAGTTTATTAATAGAGGCGGAAGGATTCCGGCTCCAATGCACAGCCTGAAAAACTAAATTAATAAAATTGAATTTTATATAGGGTGGCAAATTACCGGGAAAACAGGTTTTTTACCACCCTTAAAATATGTATGAATCATATTACTAGGAGGTGTCATATGAAAACTAATATTAAACTTGGGTTATGTCAAATGACTGTTTCGGATAATAAGGATGATAACTTGAAAAAAGCAGCGTCCATGCTTGATGAATGTTGTAAACTTGGCGCAGATATAGCAATACTTCCTGAAATGTTTAATTGTCCCTATGACACAAAGATGTTTCCTTTATATACTGAAAATCTAGAAAATAGTAAAACTCTATCAGTTATTTCAGATTCGGCTAAGTATAATAATATGTACATAGTGGCGGGCACTATTCCTGAGAGTTCCGATGGGTGTATATATAACACATCTGTTATGTTTGACAGAGAGGGTAACATAATTGCAATACATAGAAAAGTACATCTTTTTGATATAAATATTAAGGGTGGCATTGTATTTAGGGAATCGGATGTTTTAACAGCGGGAAAGTCGGTTACTGTTGCTGAAACTGAATTTGGACGTGTAGGCATTGGGATTTGTTTTGATATGCGTTTTACCGAGCTTTACTCAAAAATGACTGAAGCAGGAGCAAAAATTATTATTACACCGGCTTCATTCAATATGACAACAGGCCCTGCACACTGGGATTTGCTTGTGAGGGCAAGAGCACTCGATAATCAGGTTTTTCATGCAGCGGTTTCTTCTGCAAGGAATTCAAAGGCTGATTATGTGTCTTATGGAAATTCCATGGTATGTGATCCTTGGGGGAGTATTATTTCAAGGGCGGATGAAAAAGAGGGAATAATGATTGCTGATATTGACCTTAAGATGGTAAATAGTGTACGCAGTCAAATTCCGGTTAATAAGATTATAGATTAGAATAGGTGAAAGGTGAGCAGATTTTGAAAAATAATCTAAAATGGATAAAGGCCGCAGTCTGTATTTTTCCTTTTGTGCTGATTGTTTCAGTTTATTTCCTAAAAAATCAGATAATCTATTTAGGAACACTTTTTCCTTCATGTCCAAGCTATACTTATCTCAACATATATTGTCCCGGATGCGGAAATACAAGAAGTGTTCAGCATTTACTAAAAGGTGATATTACAGAATCCATAAGGTTTAATCCAATACCATTACTGGGTATTATTCTGGCTATACTGGCATATATTGAGTTGATAACTTATGTATTCCACCGACATAAAAAGATATTTCCAAGAAATCGTATCTTCTGGTGGGTATTGGGTGCCATTTCTTCTGTATATTTCGTGGTAAGAAATTTTATACGGCCATTTTAAATCTGTAA
It includes:
- a CDS encoding HutP family protein — translated: MVNEGFGSKEIASAAIRIALTNDRATEKKLQQEFMQTGISTAAVDYGGEFISSVMKIVERAVVSSKREGVISESHAEQGAVAGATREAISQIMPKAIGLNVGGKIGIARYKDHVSVAVFFGIGLLNLNEVSIGLGHRAV
- the aroH gene encoding chorismate mutase, which codes for MAVRAIRGAITVTENTKESIWEGTKELLAEIIERNSLENKDIISVIFTVTQDLNATFPAVAARQIGWNDIPLMCTSEINVPGSLEKCIRVLIHINTEKSNIEINHVYLKGAQVLRPDLVE
- the cmk gene encoding (d)CMP kinase, whose product is MPKSIAIDGPAGAGKSTIAKKVSAELGFIYLDTGAMYRAVALKAIESGVDTKAREDLIKIIDNINIAITHDDNIQKIFLDGRDVSEDIRTGEVSAGAANVAAIKEVRLKMVELQRKIASDKDVVMDGRDIGSYVLPQANLKIFLTADIEERAKRRYEELVLKGQQVNLDDVREDIRNRDNNDMSRAFAPLKKVPDALEIDSTSMTIDEVAERILYFYKNYASN
- a CDS encoding bifunctional 4-hydroxy-3-methylbut-2-enyl diphosphate reductase/30S ribosomal protein S1, with the translated sequence MELVIAKTAGFCFGVNNAVNIVYDLATNSEHKIYTLGPIIHNEQVVQKLTEYGVSTINNPEEAEAPAKVVIRAHGVGPQVIERLKTRGLEVVDASCPYVEKIHDLVNKKYKEGYQIIIAGDKTHPEIIGINGWCDNSAFIIENEDNVDDLPDIKKKICIVAQTTFIRDKWEKIINRLNKRFENVLKFDTICNATDKRQTEAEKISKIVDMMLVIGGNNSSNTNKLYQICKANCDNTLKVQTADDIPSVDIKKIKKIGITAGASTPDWVIKEVIHKMSELNRQDLEMSFADAFESSLVTLTTGQITKGKIIGYNHNEVFIDMGYKSDGIIPMQEFSDDPDFNPEKSLKVGDEIDVFVVRVNDGEGNVLLSKKRVDAVKGWDIIESAFENKQPIKVKITEKVNGGVIGNASGVRVFIPASQLSDRFVKDLSEFVKQVLQVEIIELNKQKRKVVGSARTLIEKSKEAASNEIWNNIEIGKTYKGQVKSLMDFGAFVDIGGVDGLVHLSELSWSKIKHPSEVVNVGDEIIVSVLDFDKEKKRISLGYKKQADNPWVKAVEKYQVGNVVSGKVVRLVPFGAFVELEEGIDGLVHISQISSVRLGKPGDVLTVGQQVEAKVIEFDAESKKISLSIKEVNPIDPVGAKKEEGLSAAEEEELPKEHIEDMTTTIGESIKG
- a CDS encoding CheR family methyltransferase; translated protein: MDYEGFKEEIFKMTKINLTLYKEKQMKRRIDALIRKNNYNTYKDYVQALKDNKELFKEFINYLTINVSEFYRNPDQWSVLEKEIFPLLLSKKKKLTIWSAACSTGDEPYTLVMVLNKLLPLSSIKILATDIDMGAIEKAKAGIYNAKSVENLPQEFKNKYFTILGESYKIKDEIKNCVEFKQHNLLRDPYPTNIDLIVCRNVLIYFTEEAKTEIYKKFNMSLNPQGILFVGSTEQLIMANKYNFKSLKTFFYIKDSDNFNYPV
- the murD gene encoding UDP-N-acetylmuramoyl-L-alanine--D-glutamate ligase; translated protein: MNNKLEQFKKDVINKKVAVMGIGISNIPLIKYLVNFGVDVTAFDKSPEEKLTDAFNELKGLPVKYSVGPDYLSELNGFDLIFRTPGMRPDLPELVQAVENGAELTSEMEVFLKLCPAQVFAVTGSDGKTTTTTLIYKILTEEGYNCWLGGNIGTPLLSKIDDVAETDKVVLELSSFQLMTIRDCPSVAVITNITPNHLDVHKSLQEYIDAKKNIFINQKENDKLVLNYDNEITRSFNYEARGEHVYFSRLKNLDVGVVYQDGKIIVKKENSSTEIVEGDKIKIPGVHNIENYMAATAATIDYVRPETIAKVAATFNGVEHRIELVRELNGVKFYNSSIDSSPSRTIAALKTFKNKVILIAGGKDKGIPYDSIGEIIDEKVKCLLLIGATASRIEEAYKNYLQQRDIEDEIKIIHCDSYEEVVQKAYEEAKPGDCVILSPASTSFDMFKNFEHRGNVFKELVNKLK
- a CDS encoding TIGR03915 family putative DNA repair protein, which codes for MIYIYDGTWDCFLTAIHHYYYDKQDVSNIESSLCYKPNLIDEYRTITTDIIKAKAVEEAILHKISAESLENIQRCFFSEIEGREIWILKYIRMGFKIGSRIDSMLGDKTVLDVLIPARKVGLECHRMLGLIRFELLEGGIYYSKIQPDHNIISFISPHFKNRFSDQNWIIHDTKRKIASLYNTKKMLLSYMDLSNIPELHSDELKFQALWKNYYKHIAIKNRINPKLQKNFMPKRYWKNLTEKKPD
- a CDS encoding putative DNA modification/repair radical SAM protein, with the protein product MDLNEKLGILADAAKYDVSCSSSGGTRKNKNGVGDSHACGICHTWADDGRCVSLLKILLSNECIYDCVYCINRSSNDVPRASFTAEEVIELTMNFYRRNYIEGLFLSSAVLKNPSHTMELMLEIVKKLRTQHKFFGYIHIKAIPGADERLINEAGMYVDRMSVNIELPSDKGLEVLAPQKPKKALLKPMHQISNKIIESKENKRLFKKSESFVPAGQSTQLIVGATPDKDLSILKLSEALYSNFNLKRVYYSAFVPTVTDPRLPALIKPPLLREHRLYQADWLLRFYGFEADELLSKTNPNFNPELDPKADWALRNLHLFPIEVNSAEYEMLLRVPGIGVKSAQRIIAARRVGRLTFDNLKRIGVVLKRAGHFVTCQGKTYESYSSNEAIVKDSLISAKLQPKSKKSVAGQMSLFSFVNDSEADESLSEFLLTESPSNSRQWLSYFNQPQDGRLLLSDIHL
- a CDS encoding ACT domain-containing protein, translating into MRAVITVIGKDKVGIIAGVSNILAECNVNILDISQTILQDVFTMIMIVDISKCSIPFHDISDKLESKGVEMGLKIQIQHEDIFNSMHRI